The proteins below come from a single Mycolicibacterium sp. TY81 genomic window:
- a CDS encoding RimK family alpha-L-glutamate ligase — protein MKLARPDIRHPRVVLAGCQALVEGDGDDDGLVKALRDRGLHAHWLAWDDPATLRADLVILRATWDYTERHDEFLAWTKQVRNLLNAPAVVAWNSDKRYLADLAAAGVPTVPSGFFAPGESVSVPRGEVVVKPAVGAGSVGAQRFTDAHAAAAHAAALQADGRTALIQPYDERIEAGETALVFLAGKQSHAFVKGPMLPPAGGSLEMHESGTYAEEQLQPADPDFELWDVGYATLAAAAAHLGIEPTEFLYARVDVIGDRRDSQLLELELVEPGLGWRQLAEPERAPAQRQFALGVESALERLGLGPLSP, from the coding sequence GTGAAACTCGCGCGGCCCGATATCCGGCATCCCCGTGTCGTTTTGGCAGGTTGTCAGGCCCTCGTCGAAGGTGACGGGGACGACGACGGATTGGTCAAGGCACTGCGGGACCGCGGCTTGCACGCGCACTGGCTGGCGTGGGACGACCCGGCCACGCTGCGGGCCGATCTGGTGATCCTGCGGGCCACGTGGGACTACACCGAGCGGCACGACGAGTTTCTGGCGTGGACCAAGCAGGTGCGCAATCTGCTGAACGCGCCTGCCGTGGTGGCGTGGAACTCCGACAAGCGGTATCTGGCCGATCTGGCTGCGGCCGGGGTGCCGACCGTCCCCAGTGGTTTCTTCGCGCCGGGGGAGTCGGTGTCGGTGCCCCGCGGTGAGGTCGTGGTCAAGCCCGCGGTGGGTGCGGGTTCGGTTGGCGCGCAACGTTTCACGGATGCGCATGCGGCCGCTGCGCACGCTGCTGCGTTGCAGGCCGATGGCCGCACGGCGCTCATCCAGCCCTACGACGAGCGCATCGAGGCGGGGGAGACCGCGCTGGTGTTCCTGGCCGGCAAGCAGTCGCACGCCTTCGTCAAGGGGCCGATGTTGCCGCCCGCCGGCGGCAGTCTGGAGATGCACGAATCCGGCACGTACGCCGAGGAGCAGCTGCAGCCGGCCGACCCGGACTTCGAACTGTGGGATGTCGGTTACGCCACGCTGGCTGCGGCGGCAGCGCATCTCGGCATCGAGCCGACGGAGTTCCTGTACGCCCGGGTGGACGTCATCGGGGACCGCCGGGATTCGCAGCTACTGGAACTCGAACTCGTCGAACCGGGGCTGGGTTGGCGACAGCTGGCCGAGCCCGAACGTGCTCCGGCGCAACGGCAATTCGCTCTCGGTGTCGAGTCGGCTCTGGAGCGGCTGGGGCTCGGTCCGCTGTCGCCGTAG
- a CDS encoding type II toxin-antitoxin system VapC family toxin — MTRYYLDTSVAVYAIEGHRRAVAWFDAATEQHEVVSSRILQTELTRVLRRQQRPVLERDYLLDKIATAPLSESVLTTAESITEHVKTLDAIHLATALSLGSGTVMVSHDAGVLRVAAALGLRTVDPVAET; from the coding sequence TTGACGCGCTACTACCTCGACACGTCCGTCGCCGTCTACGCGATCGAAGGTCACCGACGTGCGGTGGCTTGGTTCGACGCGGCCACCGAACAGCACGAGGTGGTGTCGTCGCGCATCCTGCAAACCGAGCTCACGCGAGTCCTGCGTCGGCAGCAGCGCCCAGTGCTCGAGCGTGACTACCTGTTGGACAAGATCGCCACCGCGCCGCTGAGTGAGTCCGTCCTCACGACAGCCGAATCGATCACTGAGCACGTCAAGACCCTCGATGCGATTCACCTGGCCACCGCCCTGAGCCTGGGCAGTGGCACGGTCATGGTCAGTCATGACGCCGGCGTGCTGCGGGTGGCTGCTGCCCTGGGACTGCGCACAGTCGATCCCGTCGCCGAGACGTAA
- a CDS encoding type II toxin-antitoxin system Phd/YefM family antitoxin, which yields MKSITVAELRQNPTAALEDVAAGETYVVTRHRHPVARLVPVDSESSGIIPPRNPAAPRLAERHLPRKSAKQIDALLAEMASDR from the coding sequence ATGAAGTCGATCACCGTCGCCGAGCTGCGGCAGAACCCGACCGCGGCGCTCGAAGACGTTGCCGCCGGCGAAACCTACGTGGTCACTCGGCACCGGCACCCCGTCGCCCGCCTGGTTCCGGTGGATTCGGAGTCGTCGGGAATCATTCCGCCGCGCAATCCGGCCGCTCCGCGTCTCGCCGAGCGACATCTGCCCCGAAAGTCCGCCAAGCAGATCGACGCGCTCCTTGCCGAAATGGCATCGGATCGTTGA
- a CDS encoding Uma2 family endonuclease, with protein MAQPILKFPDYWSESDLNDLPADGHRYEIVDGSLLVTPPPLDSHQGIGGNLYFILRSAAPVGWRVLYEVGVRVPGGNFIPDLVVLKPDAARGVEWRESSDVALVVEIASRSTELVDRSLKVIKYAEAGIPNYWRIEGDGTVEVRALTDGQYVMKGTIAPGEPAHLAEPFSVEFDPANLTD; from the coding sequence ATGGCGCAGCCGATTCTGAAGTTCCCCGACTACTGGTCCGAATCCGATCTCAACGATCTACCTGCGGACGGGCACCGCTACGAGATCGTCGATGGGAGCCTGCTCGTGACGCCGCCGCCGTTGGACAGTCACCAGGGGATAGGTGGCAATTTGTACTTCATCCTGCGGAGTGCGGCTCCGGTCGGCTGGCGGGTGCTGTACGAAGTCGGTGTCCGCGTCCCGGGTGGAAATTTCATCCCAGATCTGGTTGTCCTCAAGCCTGATGCCGCCCGCGGAGTCGAATGGCGCGAGTCGTCCGACGTTGCACTGGTGGTCGAGATTGCTTCGCGCTCAACTGAACTCGTCGACCGGAGTCTGAAGGTCATCAAGTACGCCGAAGCGGGAATCCCAAACTACTGGCGGATTGAGGGCGACGGAACGGTCGAAGTTCGCGCGCTCACCGACGGTCAGTACGTCATGAAGGGCACGATTGCGCCCGGGGAACCGGCACACCTTGCCGAGCCCTTCAGTGTGGAATTCGACCCCGCGAATCTCACTGATTAG
- a CDS encoding heme A synthase, which produces MLDKLPIPSLRVQRLIAFLVILTQGGIAVTGAIVRVTASGLGCPTWPQCFPGSFVPVPHAEVPVVHQAVEFTNRMFTFGVVLTAALAVLAVIRAGRRREVKFYAWLMPASTVVQAIIGGITVRTGLLWWTVAVHLLVSMVMVWLAVLLYVKIGEPDSGTDQLVVPRPLRWFTALTAVTLSAVLVTGTLVTGAGPHAGDKSALQPVKRLQVEITDLAHLHSSLLVAYLSFVIGLGFALLAVRAPKPVLLRLAVLAGLVLAQGAVGAVQFYTGVPAVLVAIHVAGAGACTAATAALWASMRSRCAPSSANQ; this is translated from the coding sequence GTGCTCGACAAGCTGCCCATCCCCTCGCTTCGGGTCCAGCGGCTCATCGCGTTCCTGGTCATCCTGACCCAGGGCGGCATCGCCGTCACCGGGGCCATCGTCCGCGTGACGGCATCCGGACTGGGCTGCCCGACCTGGCCACAGTGCTTCCCCGGCAGCTTCGTGCCGGTGCCCCACGCCGAGGTACCCGTCGTGCACCAGGCGGTCGAGTTCACCAATCGGATGTTCACGTTCGGTGTGGTGTTGACCGCCGCGCTGGCGGTGCTGGCCGTCATCCGCGCCGGCCGCCGCCGCGAGGTCAAGTTCTACGCCTGGCTGATGCCCGCATCGACGGTGGTGCAGGCAATCATCGGCGGCATCACGGTCCGTACCGGGCTGCTGTGGTGGACCGTCGCCGTCCACCTCCTGGTGTCCATGGTGATGGTCTGGCTGGCGGTGCTGCTCTACGTCAAGATCGGCGAACCCGATTCGGGCACCGACCAACTCGTCGTACCGCGGCCGCTGCGCTGGTTCACGGCCCTGACCGCCGTCACGTTGTCCGCGGTGTTGGTGACCGGCACGCTGGTGACCGGCGCCGGACCCCATGCCGGCGACAAGAGCGCCCTTCAACCGGTCAAGCGCCTGCAGGTCGAGATCACCGATCTGGCGCACCTTCACTCGTCGCTGCTGGTGGCCTACCTGAGCTTCGTCATCGGGCTGGGCTTCGCCCTGCTGGCGGTGCGCGCCCCCAAACCCGTCCTGCTGCGGCTGGCGGTCCTGGCCGGGCTGGTGCTCGCGCAGGGCGCGGTCGGCGCGGTCCAGTTCTACACCGGCGTACCCGCGGTTCTCGTCGCCATCCACGTCGCGGGCGCCGGCGCCTGCACCGCGGCTACTGCGGCGCTATGGGCGTCGATGCGGTCGCGTTGCGCCCCAAGCTCCGCTAATCAGTGA
- a CDS encoding TetR/AcrR family transcriptional regulator, translating into MMRRRGDELDAAIRAAVMTLLTEQGPAGVTMEAVATAARTSKPVLYRRWPDGAALLRDTLLRNAKAAIPHTDTGSYRGDMLAVLRGWAAVFTGPQAATMRAVVAAMTRDDELAAAFRADVIGWRKEEMADLLARGVARGDVRADVPVEIARELGQSVLWHRLLITGDPITDDLVVDLVDQVLVPFVAPTTPRS; encoded by the coding sequence CTGATGCGACGACGCGGCGACGAGCTCGATGCGGCGATCCGCGCCGCGGTCATGACACTGCTCACCGAGCAGGGACCGGCCGGCGTGACGATGGAGGCTGTCGCCACCGCGGCCCGGACCAGCAAGCCCGTGCTGTACCGGCGCTGGCCCGACGGCGCCGCACTGCTGCGAGACACCTTGCTGCGCAACGCAAAAGCTGCGATACCGCACACCGACACCGGCAGCTACCGCGGTGACATGCTGGCGGTACTGCGCGGCTGGGCCGCGGTGTTCACCGGACCTCAGGCCGCCACCATGCGCGCGGTGGTCGCGGCCATGACACGGGACGACGAACTCGCCGCCGCGTTCCGGGCCGACGTGATTGGCTGGCGCAAGGAAGAGATGGCCGATCTCCTGGCGCGCGGAGTCGCCCGCGGCGACGTCCGGGCCGACGTACCCGTGGAGATCGCCCGCGAACTCGGCCAGAGCGTCCTGTGGCACCGACTCCTGATCACCGGCGACCCCATCACCGACGACCTCGTCGTCGACCTCGTCGATCAGGTGCTGGTGCCGTTCGTCGCCCCTACTACGCCACGTAGTTAA
- a CDS encoding ABC transporter permease, translating to MSTATNRFAPGTFTPDPRPAAIPAMLAAQYSLELKLLLRNGEQLLLTMFIPITLLVGLTLLPLGSLGDHRPGTFTPPIMALAVISTAFTGQAIAVAFDRRYGALKRLGATALPVWGIIAGKSLAVVTTVFLQSILLGGIGIALGWRPSPLSLLLGAVVIALGTASFAALGLLLGGTLKAEIVLALANLLWFILAGLGALTIEHRVVPEALRWVARLTPSGALTESLTQAMTLSVDWFGIAVLAAWGVLAGLAALRWFRFS from the coding sequence ATGAGTACAGCGACAAATCGGTTCGCCCCGGGAACGTTCACCCCGGACCCGCGGCCCGCAGCCATCCCCGCGATGCTCGCGGCGCAGTACAGCCTGGAGCTCAAGCTGCTGCTGCGCAACGGCGAGCAACTGCTGTTGACCATGTTCATCCCGATCACCCTGTTGGTCGGGCTCACCCTGCTGCCGCTGGGCTCGCTGGGCGACCACCGCCCGGGGACGTTCACCCCGCCGATCATGGCGCTGGCGGTGATCTCGACAGCCTTCACCGGGCAGGCCATCGCCGTCGCCTTCGACCGGCGTTACGGCGCGCTCAAACGCCTCGGCGCCACCGCGTTGCCGGTGTGGGGCATCATCGCCGGTAAGTCGCTCGCCGTGGTCACGACGGTGTTCCTGCAGTCAATCCTGTTGGGCGGCATCGGCATTGCGCTGGGCTGGCGGCCGAGCCCGCTGAGCCTGCTGCTGGGCGCGGTGGTCATCGCGCTCGGCACCGCCTCGTTCGCAGCCCTGGGCCTGCTGCTTGGCGGAACGCTGAAGGCCGAGATCGTGCTGGCCCTGGCGAACCTGCTGTGGTTCATCCTGGCCGGGCTCGGCGCCCTGACCATCGAGCACCGCGTCGTCCCCGAAGCGCTGCGCTGGGTGGCGCGACTGACGCCGTCGGGCGCGCTCACCGAATCACTGACCCAGGCGATGACGCTGTCGGTCGACTGGTTCGGCATTGCGGTGCTGGCCGCGTGGGGCGTGCTCGCCGGACTGGCCGCGCTGCGCTGGTTCCGGTTCAGCTGA
- a CDS encoding ABC transporter ATP-binding protein translates to MSSGETPVLLRGVSKRYGDIQAVNNLDLEVRRAEVLALLGPNGAGKTTTVEMCEGFNKPDSGSISILGLDPTADNAKLRARIGVMLQGGGGYPAAKAGEMLNLVAAYSANPLDPQWLMDTLGLTGAARTTYRRLSGGQQQRLALACAIVGRPELVFLDEPTAGMDAHARIVVWELIEGLRRDGVTVVLTTHLLTEAEELADRIVIIDHGAAVAAGTPADLMRGGAENQLRFSAPPKLDLSLLISALPEDYRATEAAAGEYLVEGHIDPQVLATVTAWAARLNVLATDMRVEQRSLEDVFLDLTGRELRS, encoded by the coding sequence GTGAGTTCCGGTGAGACGCCCGTATTGCTGCGCGGCGTCAGCAAGCGCTACGGCGATATCCAGGCCGTGAACAATCTGGATCTGGAGGTGCGGCGCGCCGAGGTGCTGGCCCTGCTCGGACCCAACGGGGCCGGTAAGACCACGACCGTCGAGATGTGTGAAGGCTTCAACAAACCCGACTCGGGCAGCATCTCGATCCTGGGCCTGGACCCGACGGCCGACAACGCCAAGCTGCGCGCCCGCATCGGCGTGATGCTGCAGGGCGGCGGCGGCTACCCGGCCGCGAAAGCCGGCGAGATGCTGAACCTCGTCGCGGCGTATTCGGCCAATCCGCTCGACCCGCAGTGGCTGATGGACACCCTCGGCCTGACCGGAGCCGCGCGCACCACCTACCGCCGGCTGTCCGGCGGGCAGCAGCAGCGCCTGGCGCTGGCGTGCGCCATCGTCGGACGCCCTGAGCTGGTGTTCCTCGACGAGCCCACCGCCGGTATGGACGCCCACGCCCGAATCGTGGTGTGGGAGTTGATCGAAGGCCTGCGCCGCGACGGTGTCACCGTCGTGCTCACCACACATCTGCTCACCGAGGCCGAGGAACTGGCCGACCGCATCGTGATCATCGACCACGGCGCCGCGGTCGCCGCCGGTACACCCGCCGACCTGATGCGGGGCGGCGCCGAGAACCAGTTGCGTTTCTCGGCCCCGCCCAAACTGGACCTGTCGCTGTTGATCTCCGCGCTGCCGGAGGACTACCGCGCCACGGAAGCCGCCGCCGGCGAGTACCTGGTGGAAGGCCACATCGACCCGCAGGTGCTGGCCACCGTCACCGCGTGGGCCGCCCGCCTGAACGTGCTGGCCACCGACATGCGCGTCGAGCAGCGCAGCCTCGAGGACGTGTTCCTCGACCTGACCGGACGGGAGCTGCGGTCGTGA
- the mptB gene encoding polyprenol phosphomannose-dependent alpha 1,6 mannosyltransferase MptB: MPDRLQHLSTAVAHWHADEPSVGSPLNASEIASLRRTRRFGATGTVLMAIGALGAGARPVVQDPTFGVRLLNLPSRIQTVSLTMTTTGAVMMALAWLMLGRYTLGKRRMSRSQLDQTLLLWALPLLIAPPMYSKDVYSYLAQSQIASIGLDPYRVGPATGLGLGHVFTLTVPSLWRETPAPYGPLFLWIGRGISELTGDNIVAGVLSHRLVVLLGVAATVWATPRLARRCGVAEVSALWLGPCNPLLFMHLIAGIHNEAPMLGLMLAGTEFAMRGIDSARPFLPRPLRWPRHRDDWAAWYPLAMLLTGTVLIAMSSQIKLPSLLALGFVAMALARRLGGTVKAFFQACVPLGTVALAVMALIGWASGLGFGWLFTLGTANVVRSWMSPPTLVALGTGQVGILLGLGDHTTAVLGLTRGIGVFVIGVLVSWLLLSVLRGRLHPLGGLGVAMGATVLLFPVVQPWYLLWAIIPLACWATRPGFRGTTIVVTFVVGVFGPTANGDRFALFQILDATLASTVIVLLLIAVTRGRLPWRGLPESDNGDAPGSAAARSDAYAESP, translated from the coding sequence ATGCCCGACCGCCTTCAGCACCTGAGCACGGCCGTCGCGCACTGGCATGCCGACGAGCCGTCCGTCGGCTCCCCGCTCAACGCGTCCGAGATCGCCTCCCTGCGCCGGACCCGCCGGTTCGGGGCAACCGGAACGGTACTGATGGCCATCGGCGCGCTCGGCGCCGGCGCCCGGCCCGTCGTGCAGGACCCGACGTTCGGGGTGCGCCTGCTGAACCTGCCGTCCCGCATCCAGACCGTCTCGCTGACCATGACCACGACCGGCGCCGTCATGATGGCGCTGGCCTGGCTGATGCTGGGCCGCTACACGCTGGGCAAACGCCGCATGTCGCGCAGTCAGCTGGACCAGACGCTGCTGCTCTGGGCGCTGCCGCTGCTGATCGCGCCGCCGATGTACAGCAAGGACGTCTACTCCTATCTGGCGCAGAGCCAGATCGCGAGCATCGGGCTGGACCCCTACCGCGTCGGCCCGGCGACCGGTCTCGGGCTCGGCCACGTCTTCACCCTGACGGTGCCCAGCCTGTGGCGGGAAACGCCGGCGCCCTACGGACCGCTGTTCCTGTGGATCGGGCGCGGTATCTCGGAGCTCACCGGCGACAACATCGTCGCCGGCGTGCTCTCGCACCGGCTGGTCGTGCTGCTCGGGGTCGCGGCCACGGTGTGGGCAACGCCACGGCTGGCGCGCCGCTGCGGTGTCGCCGAAGTCAGCGCACTGTGGCTGGGACCGTGTAATCCCCTGCTCTTCATGCACCTCATCGCGGGCATCCACAACGAGGCGCCGATGCTCGGACTGATGCTCGCCGGCACCGAATTCGCCATGCGCGGCATCGATTCCGCCCGCCCGTTCCTCCCACGGCCCCTGCGCTGGCCACGGCACCGCGATGACTGGGCCGCCTGGTACCCACTGGCGATGCTGCTCACCGGCACGGTGCTGATCGCCATGTCGTCGCAGATCAAGCTGCCGTCCCTGCTCGCACTGGGTTTCGTGGCGATGGCCCTCGCGCGCCGGCTCGGCGGGACGGTCAAGGCGTTCTTCCAGGCCTGCGTGCCGCTGGGCACCGTCGCGCTCGCGGTCATGGCGCTCATCGGCTGGGCCAGCGGCCTGGGCTTCGGCTGGCTGTTCACCCTCGGCACCGCCAACGTGGTGCGGTCCTGGATGTCGCCGCCGACGCTGGTCGCGCTCGGTACCGGACAGGTCGGCATCCTGCTGGGCCTGGGCGATCACACCACCGCGGTCCTCGGGCTGACCCGTGGGATCGGCGTCTTCGTCATCGGCGTGCTGGTGAGCTGGCTGCTGCTGTCGGTGCTGCGGGGGCGGCTGCACCCACTGGGCGGCCTCGGCGTCGCCATGGGCGCGACGGTGCTGCTGTTCCCCGTCGTACAGCCCTGGTACCTGCTGTGGGCGATCATCCCGCTGGCCTGCTGGGCCACCCGGCCGGGCTTCCGCGGCACGACCATCGTGGTGACGTTCGTCGTCGGCGTCTTCGGCCCGACGGCCAACGGCGACCGGTTCGCGCTCTTCCAGATCCTCGACGCGACCCTGGCCAGCACCGTCATCGTCCTGCTGCTGATCGCCGTGACGCGGGGTCGGCTGCCCTGGCGCGGATTGCCGGAATCCGACAACGGTGACGCCCCTGGTAGCGCCGCTGCCAGGTCCGACGCTTACGCTGAATCCCCGTGA
- a CDS encoding metalloregulator ArsR/SmtB family transcription factor: MPSGAPEAVGTATAVASATAVSDGHTRSAIVQLLLEGAVTASQIGEQLGISAAGVRRHLDALIEAGDAESSAAAAWQHNGRGRPAKRYRLTAAGRAKLGHTYDDLAAAAMRQLREIGGDDAIRTFARRRIDSILSGVTATDDITDTADQVATALTKAGYATTTTPVTGPIGGVQICQHHCPVSHVAEEFPELCDAEREAFAEVLGTHVQRLATIVNGDCACTTHVPVIPEHAVHSIHPATQEEGVSQ, from the coding sequence TTGCCGTCCGGAGCTCCCGAAGCTGTCGGCACCGCGACCGCGGTGGCGTCGGCAACGGCTGTTTCTGATGGTCACACCCGCTCGGCGATCGTGCAGTTGCTGCTGGAAGGCGCCGTGACCGCGAGCCAGATCGGCGAGCAGCTCGGCATCTCCGCGGCCGGCGTGCGGCGTCATCTCGACGCGCTCATCGAGGCCGGCGACGCCGAATCCAGTGCCGCCGCCGCGTGGCAGCACAACGGCCGTGGCCGCCCCGCCAAGCGCTACCGCCTCACCGCCGCCGGGCGCGCCAAGCTCGGCCACACCTACGACGACCTCGCCGCGGCCGCCATGCGTCAGCTGCGCGAGATCGGCGGTGACGACGCCATCCGGACGTTCGCGCGTCGTCGCATCGACTCGATCCTGTCCGGCGTCACCGCCACCGACGACATCACCGATACCGCGGATCAGGTGGCAACGGCGCTGACGAAGGCCGGCTACGCCACCACGACGACGCCGGTGACGGGCCCCATCGGCGGGGTGCAGATCTGCCAGCACCACTGTCCGGTCTCGCACGTCGCCGAAGAGTTCCCCGAGCTGTGCGACGCCGAGCGCGAAGCGTTCGCCGAGGTGCTCGGTACGCACGTGCAGCGCCTGGCCACCATCGTCAACGGGGATTGCGCCTGTACGACGCACGTTCCCGTCATCCCCGAGCACGCAGTCCACTCGATCCACCCCGCGACCCAAGAAGAAGGAGTGTCGCAATGA